A genomic window from Chlorobium phaeobacteroides DSM 266 includes:
- the nth gene encoding endonuclease III: MQRSPKEKITFIKKALGSVYPEPKSELQYASAFQLLIATILAAQATDKKVNEATKELFLLCPDALSMSRTEPDTIKQLVRTLNYFNNKAANILAVSCRLVEEFNGEVPPNREALESLPGVGRKTANVVLANAFGQPVMPVDTHVHRVSNRIGLCATSKPEQTEEALTNIIPEPWMIDFHHYLLLHGRYTCKAKKPACADCVLKEICAFKDKNPIAD; the protein is encoded by the coding sequence ATGCAACGCTCACCGAAGGAAAAAATAACCTTCATAAAAAAAGCTCTCGGCTCAGTTTATCCTGAACCGAAAAGCGAGCTGCAGTACGCCTCAGCCTTTCAGCTCCTTATTGCAACCATCCTTGCAGCGCAGGCAACCGACAAAAAGGTAAATGAAGCAACCAAAGAGCTGTTTCTGCTCTGTCCTGATGCGCTGAGCATGAGTCGTACTGAACCTGATACGATCAAACAACTTGTTCGCACACTTAACTACTTCAACAACAAGGCAGCAAACATCCTGGCCGTAAGTTGCCGACTTGTTGAGGAGTTTAATGGAGAGGTTCCCCCCAACAGGGAGGCGCTTGAATCGCTGCCGGGAGTTGGGAGAAAAACAGCCAACGTAGTGCTTGCCAATGCATTCGGCCAACCGGTCATGCCGGTCGATACCCATGTGCACAGGGTATCCAACCGTATCGGGCTCTGCGCCACATCAAAACCCGAGCAGACAGAAGAGGCCCTTACGAACATCATTCCCGAACCATGGATGATCGACTTTCATCACTACCTTTTACTTCACGGACGCTATACCTGTAAAGCAAAAAAGCCGGCATGCGCAGATTGCGTGCTTAAGGAAATCTGCGCCTTTAAGGATAAAAATCCGATCGCAGACTAA
- a CDS encoding L-threonylcarbamoyladenylate synthase — MQTLLTDSPEEAARIINQGNIVAFPTETVYGLGAAICFPEAVKKLFLAKGRPTDNPLIVHIHNAGEMSKVASEISPEATLLIEHFFPGPLTLVLKKKATVPDAVTAGLDTVGVRCPENQIARAFLRHCCAPVAAPSANLSGKPSSTTWEAVFHDLNGKIPCILRGEPSIVGLESTIVDCSEHEPILLREGAVTLEELQRILPAMKARKTGMKDEKPKSPGLKYPHYAPKAAIRLCRRGERPPESTLSSAYIGLSNPPEGIRMVSICQSIEEYARSLFSFFRACDREGISVIYCELPEQKGLGRAIHDRLMRASGEHESKNGTT, encoded by the coding sequence ATGCAGACACTGCTCACCGACTCACCCGAAGAGGCTGCCCGGATAATCAATCAGGGAAACATCGTCGCCTTTCCTACCGAAACCGTTTATGGGCTTGGCGCAGCCATCTGCTTTCCCGAAGCTGTTAAAAAACTTTTTCTGGCAAAAGGACGTCCGACAGATAATCCCCTTATCGTGCATATCCACAATGCCGGAGAGATGTCAAAAGTCGCATCGGAGATATCACCGGAAGCAACCCTGCTCATTGAACATTTTTTTCCGGGGCCCCTCACGCTTGTCCTGAAAAAAAAGGCAACCGTACCGGATGCGGTTACGGCCGGGCTTGACACGGTCGGAGTCAGATGCCCTGAAAATCAGATTGCACGGGCATTTCTCCGCCATTGCTGCGCTCCTGTAGCCGCGCCTTCAGCAAACCTTTCCGGCAAACCAAGCTCCACCACGTGGGAAGCGGTCTTTCATGATCTGAACGGTAAAATACCCTGCATTCTCAGGGGAGAACCCTCTATTGTCGGGCTTGAATCCACGATTGTCGACTGTTCTGAACACGAACCCATACTGCTTCGTGAAGGAGCTGTGACGCTTGAAGAGCTTCAGCGGATACTTCCAGCGATGAAAGCGCGAAAAACCGGGATGAAGGACGAAAAACCGAAAAGCCCTGGGCTGAAATATCCCCACTATGCACCAAAAGCAGCCATCAGACTCTGCCGCAGGGGAGAACGACCTCCAGAGAGCACTCTATCCTCAGCCTATATCGGTTTATCGAATCCTCCTGAAGGCATCCGTATGGTGAGCATCTGCCAGAGCATTGAAGAGTATGCAAGATCCCTGTTCAGCTTTTTTCGTGCCTGTGACCGCGAGGGAATCAGCGTGATCTATTGTGAACTGCCGGAACAAAAAGGGTTGGGACGGGCAATTCACGACCGGCTTATGCGGGCATCGGGCGAACATGAGAGTAAAAATGGCACCACCTAA
- the pabB gene encoding aminodeoxychorismate synthase component I, with protein MRDRESCRIQRLLLHEGTVWLDESYGARHEGESLLFSEPLEMLALFSASGIREFFTLLEQKLDSGYWLAGWMGYEAGYGFESERFLANCDPERAAPLAWFGVYRPPERFASIVSERMFSQVAVDEPFMISDFRFNRTPAEYFQDVERVKREIAKGNVYQVNVTGRFRFSFHGSAQALFGALYPQQPSVYSAFINTGRHQVLSFSPELFFRRRACTIEAMPMKGTAPRSGVVEEDNRLKRQLSLCEKNRAENLMIVDLLRNDLGRICRSGSVEVSGMFATETYPTLHQMVSTIRGELKDENGLFETFRALYPCGSITGAPKISAMQLIRELEPGLRGCYTGTIGYINPRRDMVFSVAIRTLELSGNEGVYGSGGGIVWDSDPEEEYQECMLKAKILDDVTAESVELFESMLFSGRFLWMQEHLGRLAASARVLGFAFDAAEAAARLAALADILFKAGGRFKVRLALEKNGRMAISYESLLSDTGRVPLKLSLADGFIDSSNSLRFHKTSSRKRYERYYRKALESGYDEVVFLNERQEVTEGAISNIIILKSRRYVTPSLGSGLLDGIYRRYFLSLHPNASEQVLTLKDLFEADQVFICNSVRGLRPVVFDGFVISM; from the coding sequence ATGCGTGATCGGGAATCTTGCAGGATTCAGCGGCTTCTTCTCCATGAGGGGACAGTCTGGCTGGACGAATCGTATGGTGCTCGACATGAGGGCGAAAGCCTGCTTTTTTCCGAACCTCTTGAGATGCTCGCTCTTTTTTCGGCAAGCGGTATCAGGGAGTTTTTTACTCTTCTCGAACAAAAACTCGACAGCGGGTATTGGCTTGCCGGATGGATGGGCTATGAGGCAGGATACGGTTTTGAGTCGGAACGCTTTCTTGCGAACTGCGATCCAGAGAGAGCTGCGCCTCTTGCCTGGTTTGGCGTTTATCGGCCCCCGGAGCGATTTGCCTCTATTGTGAGCGAGAGGATGTTTTCTCAGGTAGCTGTCGATGAACCGTTCATGATCAGCGATTTTCGTTTTAATCGCACTCCTGCCGAGTATTTTCAAGATGTTGAGAGGGTGAAACGGGAGATTGCCAAAGGAAATGTTTATCAGGTTAACGTTACCGGCCGGTTTCGTTTTTCTTTTCATGGTTCAGCTCAGGCATTGTTCGGTGCGTTGTATCCGCAGCAGCCTTCGGTGTATTCCGCTTTTATCAATACCGGTCGGCATCAGGTGCTCTCTTTTTCTCCCGAGCTTTTTTTTCGGCGCCGGGCTTGTACGATTGAAGCTATGCCGATGAAAGGGACGGCTCCGAGAAGCGGCGTTGTTGAAGAAGATAATCGACTGAAGAGGCAATTATCGCTCTGCGAGAAGAATCGGGCTGAAAACCTGATGATTGTCGATCTGTTGCGTAACGATCTTGGCAGAATATGCAGATCAGGTTCAGTTGAGGTTTCGGGGATGTTTGCCACTGAGACCTATCCTACGCTTCACCAGATGGTGTCAACTATTCGCGGGGAACTGAAGGATGAAAACGGTCTTTTCGAGACGTTTCGCGCTCTGTATCCCTGCGGTTCCATTACGGGAGCGCCAAAAATCAGCGCAATGCAGTTGATCCGTGAACTTGAGCCGGGCTTGAGGGGGTGCTACACCGGTACCATCGGGTATATCAATCCTCGGAGAGATATGGTTTTCAGTGTTGCGATTCGTACGCTTGAACTGTCCGGCAATGAGGGCGTCTATGGTTCGGGCGGCGGCATCGTCTGGGATTCCGATCCGGAGGAGGAGTACCAGGAGTGCATGCTGAAGGCAAAAATTCTTGATGATGTTACCGCAGAGAGCGTTGAGCTGTTTGAGAGCATGCTTTTTTCCGGCAGATTTCTCTGGATGCAGGAGCATCTTGGACGGCTTGCGGCTTCGGCAAGAGTTCTCGGATTTGCTTTCGATGCTGCAGAGGCTGCAGCCCGACTTGCGGCCCTTGCTGATATTCTTTTCAAGGCAGGCGGACGTTTCAAGGTCAGACTCGCTCTTGAAAAAAACGGGCGGATGGCCATCAGCTATGAATCGCTGCTGTCTGATACAGGTCGCGTTCCCCTGAAGCTCTCTCTTGCGGATGGATTTATCGACTCATCAAATTCGCTTCGATTTCATAAAACCAGTTCGCGAAAACGGTACGAACGGTATTACCGGAAAGCTCTTGAGAGCGGTTATGACGAGGTTGTGTTTCTCAATGAACGCCAGGAGGTGACGGAAGGGGCGATCAGCAACATTATTATTCTCAAAAGCCGACGCTATGTTACTCCCTCTCTTGGTTCAGGATTGCTTGACGGCATTTATCGACGTTATTTTCTTTCTCTTCATCCGAATGCTTCAGAACAAGTGCTCACGCTGAAGGATCTTTTCGAGGCTGATCAGGTTTTTATCTGCAATTCGGTTCGAGGATTGCGTCCCGTCGTGTTCGATGGGTTTGTTATCTCCATGTAA
- a CDS encoding HAD family hydrolase has protein sequence MLKKLVLFDIDGTLLKVGNINRQVLADALMAVYGTEGNVRHHDFSGKMDNRIIYEVLQHVGLSLSAISEKFDAVKATYIDMFRKNTTPDDVRLLEGVPALLHELSSRTDQISGLLTGNFEASGRHKLILPKINHYFSFGAFADDAHHRDELPSIAVERAYLLTGKKFSASDIVIIGDTRYDIQCAKVLDARSIAVATGNYSFEELQKHSPDVLFENLAETALVIEKIFNN, from the coding sequence ATGCTGAAGAAACTTGTGTTATTTGATATAGACGGAACATTGCTCAAGGTGGGCAATATCAATCGTCAGGTACTCGCAGATGCGCTTATGGCTGTCTACGGGACCGAAGGAAACGTCCGGCATCATGATTTTTCCGGTAAAATGGACAACCGGATCATCTATGAAGTGCTGCAGCACGTCGGACTCTCTCTCTCTGCAATCAGCGAAAAATTCGATGCCGTCAAAGCGACCTATATCGACATGTTCCGAAAAAACACAACGCCCGACGACGTCAGACTCCTTGAGGGCGTCCCTGCACTTCTTCACGAACTCTCAAGCCGCACCGACCAGATCTCCGGACTGCTTACCGGCAATTTCGAAGCCTCGGGCAGACACAAGCTCATTCTGCCGAAAATCAACCACTATTTTTCATTCGGGGCCTTTGCCGATGACGCTCATCATCGCGATGAACTTCCATCCATTGCTGTCGAGCGAGCTTACCTGCTAACCGGAAAAAAGTTTTCGGCATCAGACATTGTCATCATCGGCGACACCCGATATGATATTCAATGCGCCAAAGTGCTCGACGCGCGCTCAATTGCTGTGGCTACAGGCAACTACTCCTTTGAAGAGCTGCAAAAACACTCTCCCGATGTGCTGTTTGAAAACCTCGCGGAAACAGCGCTTGTGATCGAAAAAATTTTCAACAACTAA
- a CDS encoding diacylglycerol/polyprenol kinase family protein: MINKTSNAAETHDRLGLKYEVARKAIHLSSLSIVVIYCHISRDFALMLLLPLFLGFFLVDILKNFFPPVTAWYHRNFGAMLREHELIGGKPHLNGATCITMSALLLVLFFPKIIAITAFSMVAISDTVAAIVGKIYGRHRFGEKSIEGSAAFLISALIVAAMVPNLDIRAGIVMAVTATVIEAFVIRIGWFKVDDNLTIPLLSASTGWVTYLLFLPLQIEALSFCR; the protein is encoded by the coding sequence TTGATAAACAAGACCTCCAATGCAGCAGAAACTCACGACAGGCTGGGCCTGAAGTATGAGGTTGCCCGCAAAGCCATCCATCTTTCATCGCTCTCCATTGTCGTGATTTATTGCCACATCAGCCGGGACTTTGCTCTCATGCTGCTGCTGCCCCTCTTTCTGGGCTTTTTTCTGGTTGATATCCTTAAAAACTTTTTCCCTCCGGTTACAGCATGGTATCACCGGAACTTCGGAGCAATGCTCCGCGAACATGAGCTCATCGGAGGCAAACCGCACCTTAACGGCGCGACATGCATTACCATGTCGGCTCTTCTGCTTGTCCTGTTTTTCCCTAAAATCATCGCGATTACCGCATTCTCGATGGTGGCCATATCGGATACCGTTGCCGCAATTGTCGGCAAGATATACGGACGACACCGATTCGGAGAGAAAAGCATTGAAGGCAGTGCGGCTTTTCTCATATCAGCTCTCATCGTTGCGGCAATGGTGCCAAACCTTGATATCAGGGCAGGTATCGTCATGGCTGTAACGGCAACCGTCATAGAGGCCTTTGTCATCCGAATAGGATGGTTCAAGGTTGACGACAACCTGACCATTCCCCTGTTGAGCGCTTCGACGGGATGGGTCACCTACCTGCTATTTCTGCCTCTTCAAATTGAAGCGCTCTCTTTTTGTCGTTAG
- the smc gene encoding chromosome segregation protein SMC has translation MYLSKIELFGFKSFAHRVTIKFDKGLTAIVGPNGCGKTNVVDAIRWVLGEQKSSLLRSEKMENIIFNGSKNLKPLSLTEVSLTIENTRNVLPTEYTEVTVTRRLYRNGDSDYLLNQVPCRLKDILDLFTDTGMGSDAYSVIELKMIEEIISNKSEERLKLFEEAAGITRYKQRRKQTFRQLESASRDLSRVDDVIAEVEKKVRNLKLQVKKAEKLREIKNKLRELDLILSQNQFAACQTKLEPLRRQLSREEMLDHERAAAIAQKDSAVQDAEVMQLNKEQELASSQKKLNDLNNRIHELEKQLLQDEEQRKSLSSGIGRIKTTAGDKQKKSLAFELTAKALGHEKPALQKECDKQLAEYKKLSAEHEELNSRLQEHRQELAEKRKKNTELEKTLNRLSFTRHSLETKIEHRKTTSDRLGQQKLEIARLLDQSSSDEREISEKINARSELVNESRKSDENIKNQIKILRQSIETQKEKLLGFRSERDQLRNQIMLANAVLDNFEGLPEGIAFLEKQNKPKSGIGCLSDLVSLDRKHRKAVNAALGELLGYYICRTLDDAKQSIAALSRSDKGKVHFLVLELVQESVPKNRAVPENEALRVIDLLQFPPELDNVLALMLHETYLVRDLNAAETLAMQHPQASFVTPEGEKFSGKGVLFGGSSTINEGLRLGKKAERDRLLQEQQALEKTVQEAERMLTELNREIEGQQKKQQRSETEKHRSELELLEKSLTRIDAERNSRRQTSERMEAEIREILDGQQQLEQEAAELIPEIHEHESLFNTALEMVQKAQENLAALETRHHQLSLELQKTQNIYRDSLLEVEKLDFRIGAAEQNRKLLLDEIKALASESAHLTDKAEKLECHHAKIKRECEELLIRSAGEQEQLKTLELDYREMQSANHDAHSKLRDLRRQHEISQQILASLHAEERETAQSLDHLITAIKVKYNTDLTLFETPPPEEPFDQNQATEKLALLENQREQFGAVNELALEEYEVEKERLDFLLEQKADLESAALQLRNTIDEINKTALLKFRQTCTSVRKNFITIFHELFDPEDEVDLIVHTIDDPLEARIEIVAKPKGKKPLSIEQLSGGEKALTALSLLFAIYLVKPSPFCILDEVDAPLDDANVGRFIKLLKKFENNTQFIIVTHNKNSMASCHALYGVTMEEEGVSKLIPVRLQKTGL, from the coding sequence ATGTATCTTTCAAAAATTGAACTTTTCGGATTCAAAAGTTTTGCCCACAGAGTCACCATAAAATTCGACAAGGGGCTTACCGCTATTGTTGGACCAAACGGGTGCGGGAAAACCAATGTTGTTGATGCAATCAGATGGGTGCTCGGGGAACAGAAATCCTCTCTGCTGCGTTCGGAAAAAATGGAAAACATTATTTTCAACGGATCAAAAAACCTCAAACCGCTGAGCCTGACCGAAGTATCCCTCACCATCGAAAACACCCGAAACGTCCTTCCAACCGAATATACTGAAGTTACCGTCACCCGTCGCCTCTACCGAAACGGCGATAGCGACTACCTCCTGAACCAGGTACCCTGCCGTCTGAAGGATATTCTTGACCTTTTCACCGATACCGGCATGGGCAGCGATGCTTACTCGGTCATCGAACTGAAAATGATCGAAGAGATCATCAGCAACAAAAGCGAAGAACGATTAAAACTTTTTGAAGAAGCCGCGGGCATTACCCGCTATAAACAACGAAGAAAACAAACATTCCGACAGCTTGAAAGCGCATCGCGAGACCTGTCAAGAGTGGACGACGTTATAGCTGAAGTGGAAAAAAAGGTCAGAAATCTCAAACTGCAGGTAAAAAAAGCCGAGAAACTTCGCGAAATAAAAAACAAACTCAGAGAACTCGACCTGATACTGAGTCAGAATCAGTTTGCAGCCTGCCAGACCAAACTTGAGCCACTCAGGCGGCAACTATCACGTGAAGAGATGCTCGACCACGAGCGGGCCGCTGCGATAGCACAAAAAGACAGCGCTGTACAAGATGCGGAGGTCATGCAGTTGAACAAGGAACAGGAACTTGCTTCATCACAAAAAAAGCTTAACGATCTCAACAATCGCATCCACGAGCTTGAAAAACAGTTGCTGCAAGATGAGGAACAGAGAAAAAGCCTCTCTTCCGGCATCGGGCGAATCAAAACGACAGCCGGAGATAAGCAGAAAAAAAGCCTTGCCTTCGAACTGACGGCTAAAGCACTTGGTCATGAGAAACCGGCCCTGCAAAAAGAGTGCGACAAACAACTTGCCGAATACAAAAAGCTCTCAGCAGAACATGAAGAGCTAAACTCCCGATTGCAGGAGCACCGTCAGGAACTTGCCGAAAAGCGAAAAAAAAACACTGAACTTGAAAAAACGCTTAACCGCCTCTCTTTTACACGTCACAGCCTCGAAACAAAAATAGAACACCGGAAAACAACATCTGACAGGCTTGGACAGCAAAAACTCGAAATCGCAAGGCTGCTTGACCAATCCTCATCGGACGAACGTGAAATTTCAGAAAAAATAAACGCACGGAGCGAGCTTGTCAACGAGTCACGAAAAAGTGACGAGAACATAAAAAACCAGATAAAGATCCTCAGGCAAAGCATTGAGACACAAAAAGAGAAGCTGCTCGGCTTTCGTTCAGAGCGCGACCAGCTCCGGAACCAGATTATGCTTGCCAATGCCGTTCTTGACAATTTCGAAGGCCTTCCTGAAGGCATTGCGTTTCTTGAAAAACAAAACAAACCAAAATCAGGAATCGGTTGTCTTTCCGATCTCGTCTCCCTTGACCGCAAGCACCGTAAAGCCGTCAATGCCGCGTTAGGAGAGCTTCTCGGCTACTATATCTGCCGGACGCTCGACGATGCAAAACAGTCCATTGCAGCTCTCTCGCGGTCAGACAAGGGAAAAGTACACTTTCTTGTCCTCGAACTTGTGCAGGAGAGCGTACCGAAAAATCGCGCCGTCCCTGAAAACGAAGCCCTGAGAGTCATTGATCTCCTGCAGTTCCCGCCTGAACTTGACAACGTGCTTGCATTGATGCTGCATGAAACCTACCTCGTCAGGGACCTCAATGCTGCCGAAACGCTCGCCATGCAACACCCCCAAGCCTCGTTCGTCACCCCTGAGGGCGAAAAATTTTCCGGCAAAGGCGTTCTGTTCGGCGGCAGCTCGACAATCAATGAAGGGCTTCGACTGGGTAAAAAAGCTGAACGCGACCGATTGCTCCAGGAACAGCAGGCACTTGAAAAAACCGTACAGGAAGCAGAACGGATGCTGACAGAACTGAACAGGGAAATCGAAGGGCAACAAAAAAAACAACAGCGTTCGGAAACAGAAAAACACCGTTCGGAACTTGAACTCCTTGAAAAAAGTCTGACGCGAATCGATGCCGAAAGAAACTCGCGCCGTCAGACGTCAGAGCGCATGGAAGCCGAAATCCGTGAAATTCTTGACGGGCAACAGCAGCTTGAACAGGAAGCGGCAGAACTGATTCCCGAAATACATGAGCACGAATCGCTCTTCAACACCGCTTTGGAAATGGTGCAAAAAGCGCAGGAAAATCTTGCTGCTCTTGAAACCCGCCATCACCAGCTCAGCCTTGAGCTTCAGAAAACGCAGAACATCTACAGAGACTCGCTTCTTGAAGTTGAAAAGCTTGATTTCAGAATTGGAGCCGCAGAACAAAATCGAAAACTCTTACTGGATGAAATAAAAGCCCTTGCATCCGAATCGGCTCACCTCACCGATAAAGCTGAAAAACTGGAGTGCCACCATGCGAAAATTAAACGGGAATGCGAGGAATTGCTCATCCGGAGCGCCGGCGAACAGGAGCAACTGAAAACGCTCGAACTCGATTACAGAGAGATGCAATCGGCAAACCACGACGCTCACAGCAAGCTCAGAGATCTCCGCCGACAACATGAAATCAGCCAGCAAATCCTCGCCTCGCTGCACGCCGAAGAGAGAGAAACAGCACAATCGCTCGATCACCTCATAACGGCAATCAAGGTAAAATACAACACCGATCTTACCCTCTTCGAAACACCACCGCCTGAAGAGCCCTTTGATCAGAATCAGGCAACAGAAAAACTTGCCTTGCTTGAAAACCAGAGAGAGCAGTTCGGTGCGGTCAATGAACTGGCGCTTGAAGAGTACGAAGTTGAAAAAGAGCGACTTGACTTCCTGCTTGAACAAAAAGCAGATCTCGAAAGCGCTGCGCTGCAGCTCCGAAACACGATTGACGAGATCAACAAAACCGCCCTCCTGAAATTCCGCCAGACCTGCACGTCCGTTCGAAAAAACTTTATCACGATTTTCCATGAACTCTTTGATCCGGAAGATGAGGTCGACCTTATCGTTCACACGATCGACGACCCTCTTGAAGCCCGTATCGAAATAGTTGCAAAACCAAAGGGCAAAAAACCGCTCTCCATCGAACAGTTAAGCGGTGGAGAAAAAGCTTTGACAGCCCTTTCCCTGCTGTTTGCGATCTATCTTGTCAAACCAAGTCCCTTCTGTATTCTCGATGAAGTTGACGCGCCTCTTGACGATGCAAATGTAGGAAGGTTTATTAAACTCCTGAAAAAATTTGAGAATAACACCCAATTTATTATTGTTACGCACAACAAGAATTCAATGGCGTCATGCCATGCACTGTACGGTGTTACGATGGAAGAGGAAGGGGTATCGAAACTTATCCCGGTAAGACTTCAAAAAACAGGGCTTTAA
- the nusB gene encoding transcription antitermination factor NusB, whose translation MKTYRRQIREKILQALYTLELRDTDIESAANWLLTKEIQEDPNAMKFFNLLLKNIKEHREEIDQYIARHTFNWDMSRIAIIDKNILRMALAELLYCEDIPPKVSINEAIEIAKKFSSTDKSSKFVNGILDAIFNELKAEGKIHKNGRGLIDHSAIKLQKESETPE comes from the coding sequence ATGAAGACCTACAGAAGACAGATAAGAGAAAAAATATTGCAGGCGCTCTATACACTCGAACTCAGGGATACCGATATTGAATCCGCTGCAAACTGGCTGCTCACCAAAGAAATTCAGGAAGATCCAAACGCCATGAAGTTCTTTAACCTGCTCCTTAAAAACATCAAGGAACACCGAGAAGAGATTGACCAGTATATTGCCCGGCACACCTTTAACTGGGACATGAGCCGAATAGCCATCATCGATAAAAACATCCTGCGCATGGCTCTTGCCGAACTCCTTTACTGCGAGGACATTCCGCCCAAGGTCTCCATAAACGAAGCCATTGAAATTGCAAAAAAATTCAGCAGTACCGACAAAAGCAGCAAATTCGTCAATGGCATTCTCGATGCGATTTTCAACGAACTGAAAGCCGAAGGAAAAATACACAAGAACGGAAGGGGTCTTATCGACCATTCGGCCATCAAACTGCAGAAAGAATCTGAAACTCCTGAATAG
- a CDS encoding Ppx/GppA phosphatase family protein, whose product MGSDALRVAAIDLGTNSFHMVVVEIDRVKGIIEIDRVKDMICIGRGSISSKMLDESAMLSGIAALRNFLVLAGQHGVKSEQVIAFATSAIREAKNRDVFIRRVREETGLKVRVISGKEEAEFIYYGVRNAVKLGNSFDLLFDIGGGSVEFVIANNKEVKLLESRKIGVARMHERFIGTDPVSAHEIKLLEQFYAAEMVSSLEKATLLGVRRGIASSGTAQNIARMIRSFEARESDVSLNNSVVTRREFQRLYKAVVPLGSVDRRRMTGLDEKRVDLILPGLILVDMIFRKFNLEEIVISDYALREGMVLNYLQRGFHPLSDNGGQPDIRRESVYELGFRCGWNREHSEHVAKLAMQFFDQLRLLHGLGPEYRELLEYAALLHNIGIFISNSSHHKHSQYIIMNGELRGFSPSETEIIGHVARYHRKSPPSEKHSPYNQLKPKYRNVVDVLSGILRLANGLERGHRQNIYAVSTAISDRVISVRLESHLEPDIEIWAADQLKSWLEMVLSRSIVIRPRSEHA is encoded by the coding sequence ATGGGTTCTGACGCATTGAGAGTTGCCGCGATTGATCTCGGCACCAACTCTTTTCACATGGTTGTCGTTGAGATTGATCGTGTCAAGGGTATTATTGAGATTGACCGGGTGAAGGATATGATCTGTATCGGGCGCGGCAGCATATCGTCTAAAATGCTTGACGAATCGGCCATGCTGTCGGGTATTGCGGCATTGAGGAACTTTCTTGTTCTTGCCGGTCAGCACGGCGTCAAGTCTGAACAGGTTATAGCTTTTGCCACCAGTGCCATACGGGAGGCGAAAAACAGGGATGTGTTTATCCGGAGGGTGAGGGAGGAGACCGGACTGAAGGTCAGGGTGATTTCAGGCAAGGAGGAGGCCGAGTTTATTTATTACGGAGTACGAAATGCCGTCAAGCTTGGAAATTCATTTGATCTGCTGTTCGATATCGGAGGCGGTTCTGTAGAGTTCGTTATTGCGAACAATAAAGAGGTGAAGTTGCTTGAGAGCCGTAAAATCGGTGTGGCAAGAATGCATGAGCGGTTTATTGGTACCGATCCGGTTTCGGCGCATGAGATCAAGCTTCTTGAGCAGTTTTATGCTGCGGAGATGGTCTCTTCGCTTGAAAAAGCGACACTTCTTGGGGTCAGGAGGGGGATAGCCTCTTCAGGGACCGCTCAGAACATAGCGCGAATGATTCGTTCGTTTGAGGCGCGCGAGAGCGATGTTTCGCTCAATAACAGCGTGGTTACCCGTCGGGAGTTTCAGCGGTTGTATAAAGCGGTTGTTCCCCTTGGTTCGGTTGACAGGAGGAGGATGACCGGACTTGACGAGAAACGGGTCGATCTGATTTTACCCGGTCTGATTCTTGTTGACATGATTTTCCGCAAGTTCAATCTTGAAGAGATTGTCATATCGGATTATGCTCTTCGTGAAGGTATGGTGCTTAACTATTTGCAGCGGGGATTTCATCCGCTTTCTGATAACGGCGGCCAGCCGGATATCAGAAGAGAGAGCGTCTATGAACTCGGTTTCCGGTGTGGCTGGAACAGGGAGCATTCAGAACATGTGGCCAAACTTGCCATGCAGTTTTTTGACCAGCTTCGCCTTCTTCATGGTCTTGGTCCGGAGTATCGCGAACTGCTTGAGTATGCTGCGCTTTTGCACAATATCGGTATTTTTATATCGAATTCTTCTCACCACAAGCATAGTCAATATATTATCATGAATGGCGAATTGAGGGGATTTTCGCCATCCGAAACGGAGATTATCGGTCATGTTGCACGGTATCACCGCAAGTCCCCCCCATCTGAAAAACACTCCCCCTACAATCAGTTAAAGCCGAAGTACCGCAATGTTGTCGATGTGCTTTCAGGGATTCTTCGTCTTGCCAATGGACTTGAACGGGGTCACCGCCAGAATATCTATGCTGTAAGCACAGCAATAAGCGATCGTGTTATTTCCGTCAGGCTTGAGAGTCACCTTGAACCCGATATCGAGATCTGGGCTGCCGATCAACTGAAGTCCTGGCTTGAAATGGTTTTGTCGCGTTCAATCGTTATCCGCCCCCGCTCTGAGCATGCGTGA